One window from the genome of Phycisphaerales bacterium encodes:
- the cysC gene encoding adenylyl-sulfate kinase: MTQTTGQVKATNIHWHEGDLSRDERWGALKAKGATVWFTGLSGSGKSTIASAVEQVLVKRGVNSYRLDGDNVRHGLNKNLGFSADDRTENIRRIGEVSKLFADAGVVSLTSFISPYVRDRDLCRQMHDESKLPFLEVFVDTPLEECEKRDPKGLYKKARAGEIKGFTGIDDPYEAPPKAELVLKTEGRSIDECVQEVLSFLESKGIVQG, encoded by the coding sequence ATGACCCAGACCACCGGTCAGGTGAAGGCGACCAACATCCACTGGCACGAGGGCGACCTCAGCCGCGACGAACGCTGGGGCGCTCTCAAGGCCAAGGGCGCCACGGTCTGGTTTACGGGCCTCAGTGGCTCGGGTAAGAGCACCATCGCCAGCGCCGTCGAGCAGGTCCTCGTCAAGCGTGGCGTCAACAGCTACCGCCTCGACGGCGACAACGTCCGCCACGGCCTCAACAAGAACCTAGGCTTCAGCGCCGACGACCGCACTGAGAACATCCGCCGCATCGGCGAGGTCAGCAAGCTCTTCGCCGACGCTGGCGTCGTCAGCCTGACCAGCTTCATCAGCCCCTACGTGCGCGACCGCGACCTCTGCCGCCAGATGCACGACGAGTCGAAGCTGCCCTTCCTCGAGGTCTTCGTCGACACCCCCCTCGAAGAGTGCGAGAAGCGCGACCCCAAGGGCCTCTACAAGAAGGCCCGCGCGGGCGAGATCAAGGGCTTCACCGGCATCGACGACCCCTACGAGGCCCCGCCGAAGGCCGAGCTCGTCTTGAAGACCGAGGGCCGCTCGATCGACGAGTGCGTGCAAGAGGTCCTGAGCTTCCTGGAGAGCAAGGGCATCGTCCAGGGCTGA
- a CDS encoding phytoene/squalene synthase family protein, whose translation MNANAASDHPTPAEQVYGSVDPVEILRRCGRTFYSASLVLPRRVRQDLALLYALCRAIDDSADAVDGSEDHTPEALLDEIASGLRGAHDRSPVVNAFRSLSDQYHIPLVLPQQLIEGVRCDLGTVRVQTEDELLRYSYRVASTVGLMMCRILGVDPRGDSFAVDLGIAMQLTNIARDVAEDARTDRVYVPAEWVDAERVLATVQHTEPGVGEHAGEVCLAVQRLLDTAETYYESAELGMHFLPIAVRGGIRSAAWNYRAIGGVVRRDYERALRQRSRTSGAGKALRTMAALWASSLESLPLGPSDTHDESLHGAVRALRVASA comes from the coding sequence ATGAACGCGAACGCCGCGAGCGACCATCCCACCCCGGCAGAGCAGGTCTACGGAAGCGTCGACCCTGTAGAGATCCTGCGACGTTGCGGACGCACGTTCTACAGCGCGTCGCTCGTCCTGCCCCGCCGCGTGCGGCAAGACTTGGCCCTCTTGTATGCATTGTGCCGCGCCATCGACGACAGCGCAGACGCCGTCGACGGCTCCGAAGATCACACGCCCGAAGCGCTCCTCGACGAGATCGCCTCGGGGCTTCGCGGAGCGCACGACCGCTCGCCCGTCGTCAATGCGTTCCGATCGCTCTCCGATCAATACCACATCCCGCTCGTCCTCCCACAGCAGCTGATCGAGGGCGTCCGGTGCGACCTCGGCACCGTCCGCGTCCAAACCGAGGACGAACTGCTCCGGTACTCCTACCGCGTCGCCTCGACCGTGGGGCTGATGATGTGCCGCATCCTGGGCGTCGATCCACGGGGCGATTCCTTTGCGGTCGACCTCGGCATCGCGATGCAGCTCACGAACATCGCCCGAGACGTCGCCGAAGACGCACGGACCGATCGCGTCTACGTCCCCGCCGAGTGGGTCGACGCCGAGCGGGTGCTCGCGACCGTGCAGCACACCGAGCCCGGCGTAGGGGAGCACGCCGGCGAGGTCTGCCTCGCCGTTCAGCGGCTGCTGGACACCGCCGAAACCTACTACGAGAGCGCGGAGCTCGGAATGCACTTCCTGCCGATTGCGGTCCGCGGCGGCATTCGCTCGGCGGCTTGGAACTACCGCGCCATCGGCGGCGTCGTTCGACGCGACTACGAACGCGCCCTGCGACAGCGATCGAGGACCAGCGGCGCCGGCAAGGCCCTCCGCACCATGGCCGCCCTGTGGGCCTCATCACTCGAATCGCTCCCCCTCGGACCCTCCGACACGCACGACGAGTCGCTCCACGGCGCGGTACGAGCGTTGCGGGTCGCCTCGGCATGA
- a CDS encoding polyprenyl synthetase family protein: MTSPSHPGFEDAMLLEVGRLPVEVRTVAGEFCANGKRLRPRLVEAFALAHGADTDSWHRFGVAVELLHKASLIQDDLPIMDDDEMRSGMPAVHAASSPAHALLASDAMIGHAFRLGAESPHPAHAVTLMSDALASLCSGQLKDLHLAGEQASADWSQIADEKTGALFALAARLGVLAAGRIDAEAHAVAQGFGVALGRLYQLFDDVSDGDTSAPKASLAEHRDAILALVERTPRPAALLKYVEQLKKLTEKVLGRPGATPPASPPGS; this comes from the coding sequence ATGACCAGTCCTTCCCATCCAGGCTTCGAGGATGCCATGCTGCTCGAGGTCGGTCGGCTGCCCGTCGAGGTGCGCACCGTCGCCGGTGAGTTCTGCGCGAACGGCAAGCGGCTCCGACCGAGGCTCGTCGAGGCCTTCGCCCTGGCCCATGGCGCCGATACCGATTCGTGGCATCGCTTCGGCGTGGCCGTCGAGCTGCTACACAAGGCGAGCCTGATCCAGGACGACCTCCCGATCATGGACGACGACGAGATGCGCAGCGGGATGCCGGCCGTGCACGCCGCATCCTCTCCAGCGCACGCACTGCTCGCGTCGGACGCGATGATCGGCCACGCGTTCCGCCTGGGCGCCGAGTCTCCGCACCCGGCGCACGCCGTCACGCTCATGAGCGACGCGCTCGCCTCGCTGTGCAGCGGCCAGCTCAAGGACCTGCACCTTGCGGGCGAGCAGGCTTCGGCCGACTGGTCGCAGATCGCCGACGAGAAGACCGGCGCGCTGTTCGCGCTGGCCGCCAGGCTGGGCGTGCTTGCGGCGGGCCGAATCGACGCCGAGGCCCACGCGGTCGCCCAAGGCTTCGGCGTGGCGCTCGGACGCCTGTACCAGCTCTTCGACGACGTTTCCGACGGCGACACGAGCGCTCCAAAAGCCTCGCTGGCCGAGCACCGCGACGCCATCCTGGCGCTCGTGGAGCGCACGCCCCGGCCCGCGGCGCTTCTGAAATACGTCGAGCAGCTCAAGAAGCTCACCGAAAAAGTGCTCGGGCGCCCGGGTGCGACGCCTCCCGCATCGCCGCCGGGTTCTTAG
- a CDS encoding glycosyltransferase family 4 protein, protein MTVPETAPEKPENQPGKRPDDRTIRVCFQQPALPAYRVPVFAELARRPGISVEVLFSDKAKLPNVAAEGFEARQVRERFLLKRPREVRWVSAQFEAVDPARADVAVLEHNSGVPSLLPAICRAKKRGVGVVVWGHGYSVRDTKWSRRLRNWIGRKADAIVLYNHPARERLIEEGLDPERLFVALNALDQSPIQAAREQWLADPERLAAFKREHGLDRGPVVLFVSRLYAQNRMGLLLHAAARLSDRCPDLVVALVGDGDQREHLLELARKLGIADRVVMPGAIYGEEQLAPWFLSATAFCYPDFIGLSVLHALGYGVPVVTNQNLWDHPPEAWVLEHERNSLLVDLGEPGSLADAIARLVEDPAAARAMGEAGRQTVLERCTVENMVDGHEAAIRFASQQARNRQKAR, encoded by the coding sequence ATGACCGTGCCCGAGACTGCCCCCGAAAAGCCCGAGAACCAGCCCGGCAAGCGGCCCGACGATCGGACGATCCGCGTGTGCTTCCAGCAGCCGGCGCTCCCGGCGTACCGCGTGCCAGTGTTCGCCGAGCTTGCCAGGCGCCCCGGGATCTCGGTGGAAGTGCTGTTCAGCGACAAGGCCAAGCTGCCCAACGTGGCGGCCGAGGGGTTCGAAGCGAGGCAGGTGCGCGAGCGATTCCTGCTGAAGCGGCCTCGCGAGGTCCGGTGGGTGTCGGCCCAGTTCGAGGCGGTCGACCCCGCCCGGGCGGACGTGGCAGTGCTGGAGCACAACTCGGGCGTGCCCAGCCTGCTGCCGGCGATCTGCCGGGCGAAGAAGCGGGGGGTGGGCGTCGTCGTGTGGGGGCACGGCTACTCGGTGCGGGACACGAAGTGGTCTCGGCGGCTGCGCAACTGGATCGGTCGCAAGGCCGACGCGATCGTGCTGTACAACCACCCGGCCCGCGAGCGACTGATCGAAGAGGGGCTCGACCCCGAGCGGCTATTCGTGGCGCTCAACGCGCTGGACCAGAGCCCGATCCAGGCGGCGCGCGAGCAGTGGCTCGCTGATCCCGAGCGTCTGGCCGCCTTCAAGCGTGAGCACGGTCTTGATCGTGGCCCGGTGGTGCTGTTCGTCTCTCGGTTGTATGCGCAGAACCGCATGGGCCTGCTGCTGCACGCGGCGGCGCGCCTGAGCGATCGCTGCCCGGACCTGGTCGTCGCGCTCGTGGGCGACGGCGACCAGCGCGAGCACCTGCTGGAGCTGGCGCGCAAGCTGGGAATCGCGGACCGCGTCGTCATGCCCGGGGCGATCTACGGCGAGGAGCAGCTTGCGCCGTGGTTCCTGTCCGCCACGGCGTTCTGCTACCCGGACTTCATCGGCCTCAGCGTCCTGCACGCGCTTGGCTACGGCGTGCCGGTGGTGACCAACCAGAACCTGTGGGATCATCCGCCCGAGGCGTGGGTGCTCGAGCACGAGCGGAACTCGCTGCTGGTCGACCTGGGCGAGCCGGGGTCGCTGGCCGACGCGATCGCCAGGCTGGTCGAAGACCCCGCGGCAGCACGGGCGATGGGCGAAGCCGGCCGCCAGACGGTCCTGGAGCGATGCACCGTCGAGAACATGGTCGACGGGCACGAGGCGGCCATCCGCTTTGCCTCCCAGCAGGCCCGGAATCGCCAGAAAGCCCGGTGA
- a CDS encoding fatty acid desaturase gives MTAIDTHAPDAAPDQHDHDRPTPGDERRSGLRLHRGNTVMIIVGHALCLAAPFVFSWSGLAWCLVLFWFSSGIGITLGWHRLLTHRSFRTPRWVELALTVVGCLSLQHGPIEWVGTHRMHHAHTDGDEDPHSPTHGFFWSHVRWTFFKTEPDPRQFAKDLVRDRTIARIDRVYWLFPLLLAAVLLVAGEFIRPGLGISWVVWGVALRTVLVFHAIWFVNSAAHTWGYKNFEDASDDSRNNWWVAIIAFGEGWHNNHHADPRCAAHGRRWWEFDPTWTTIRLMRRVGLAWDVKDPGPLPERRVRATP, from the coding sequence GACCGCCCCACGCCCGGCGACGAACGCCGCTCCGGGCTGCGGCTGCATCGCGGGAACACCGTCATGATCATCGTGGGACACGCGCTGTGCCTCGCCGCGCCGTTCGTCTTCTCGTGGAGCGGCCTGGCCTGGTGCCTCGTGCTGTTCTGGTTCAGCAGCGGCATCGGCATCACGCTGGGCTGGCACCGGCTGCTGACGCACCGGTCGTTCCGCACGCCGCGGTGGGTCGAGCTCGCGCTCACTGTCGTCGGCTGCCTCAGCCTCCAGCACGGGCCCATCGAGTGGGTCGGCACGCACCGCATGCACCACGCCCACACCGACGGCGACGAAGACCCGCACTCGCCCACGCACGGCTTCTTTTGGTCGCACGTGCGCTGGACGTTCTTCAAGACCGAGCCCGACCCCAGGCAGTTTGCCAAGGACCTGGTACGCGACCGCACCATCGCCCGCATCGACCGCGTGTACTGGCTGTTCCCGCTGTTGCTCGCGGCGGTGCTGCTGGTGGCGGGCGAGTTCATCCGGCCCGGTCTTGGCATCAGCTGGGTGGTCTGGGGCGTCGCGCTACGCACCGTGCTGGTGTTTCACGCGATCTGGTTCGTGAACTCGGCCGCGCACACCTGGGGCTACAAGAACTTCGAGGACGCCAGCGACGACAGCCGCAACAACTGGTGGGTCGCGATCATCGCCTTCGGCGAGGGCTGGCACAACAACCACCACGCCGACCCCAGGTGCGCCGCCCACGGCCGCCGCTGGTGGGAGTTCGATCCTACGTGGACGACGATCCGCCTCATGCGCCGCGTGGGCCTGGCGTGGGACGTCAAGGACCCCGGCCCGCTGCCCGAGCGGCGCGTGCGAGCAACCCCGTGA
- the crtI gene encoding phytoene desaturase family protein — MQHATLQSEPPGAAATTASPGRPAVLDSGRRTAVVIGAGFAGIASALRLAAAGCKVTLVDRLPEIGGRARTFERDGFTFDAGPTVITAPYLLDELFQLFGESLHDHVDLRPVWPWYRVQWEDGRHFDYGGDPDTMCEQIARFEPADQDGYRRMLRKAEEIYRIGYEGLGDQPFDTAGSMVRAVPDMIRLGAQRSMYSFVASHIKNERLRQVFTFQPLLVGGNPFTTSCIYGLIQPLEQKFGVHYAMGGTTAIVKALEGLLVRAGVELVLGDAVSRIETRSNQIASAHLESGREVRGDLFLSAGDPVTLYTKLLPPSGRHLRTRLRAKSMKLSMGLFVSYFGTSTEYPELAHHTILLSDRYKSLLKDIFDRGVVPKDPSLYVHAPTRSDLSMAPPGHECFYALAPVPNLKLYDDWQSRADRYHDLVLERIESHLAPGLRQNLVTKFAVTPQYFESELESPAGAGFSVQPVLSQSAYLRFHNRCPHYRNMYLAGAGTHPGAGIPGTLCTAKTAMRCMVRDNAVPSEALG; from the coding sequence GTGCAGCACGCAACGCTCCAATCCGAGCCGCCCGGGGCGGCAGCCACCACGGCCTCGCCCGGCCGCCCGGCGGTCCTCGACTCGGGCCGACGCACCGCAGTCGTGATTGGCGCCGGCTTCGCGGGCATCGCCTCCGCTCTTCGTTTGGCCGCTGCGGGCTGCAAGGTCACGCTCGTGGACCGGCTGCCCGAGATCGGCGGCCGCGCACGGACCTTCGAGCGAGACGGGTTCACCTTCGATGCCGGCCCCACCGTCATCACCGCCCCCTACCTGCTCGACGAGCTCTTCCAGCTCTTTGGCGAATCGCTGCACGACCACGTCGACCTCCGCCCGGTCTGGCCCTGGTACCGCGTGCAATGGGAAGACGGCCGGCACTTCGACTACGGCGGCGACCCCGACACCATGTGCGAGCAGATCGCCCGGTTCGAGCCTGCAGACCAGGACGGCTACCGCCGCATGCTGCGAAAGGCCGAGGAGATCTACCGCATCGGCTACGAGGGCCTGGGCGACCAGCCCTTCGACACCGCGGGCTCCATGGTGCGAGCCGTGCCCGACATGATCCGCTTGGGAGCCCAGCGCTCCATGTACTCGTTCGTAGCGTCGCACATCAAGAACGAGCGCTTGCGTCAGGTCTTCACGTTCCAGCCGTTGCTGGTGGGCGGGAATCCGTTCACGACGTCTTGCATCTATGGGCTCATCCAGCCGCTTGAGCAGAAGTTTGGCGTCCACTACGCGATGGGCGGCACGACCGCGATCGTCAAGGCCCTCGAAGGGCTGCTCGTTCGGGCCGGCGTCGAACTCGTCCTGGGCGACGCCGTCTCCCGGATCGAGACACGCTCGAATCAGATCGCTTCGGCGCATCTCGAGTCCGGGCGAGAGGTCAGGGGTGACCTGTTCCTCTCCGCCGGCGATCCGGTCACGCTGTATACCAAGCTGCTGCCACCGAGCGGGCGGCACCTGCGGACGCGGCTGCGTGCCAAGTCCATGAAGCTCTCGATGGGCCTGTTCGTCTCCTACTTCGGTACGTCGACCGAGTATCCCGAACTGGCGCACCACACGATCCTGCTGAGCGACCGCTACAAGTCGCTGCTCAAGGACATCTTCGACCGGGGCGTCGTGCCCAAAGATCCGAGCCTGTACGTGCACGCGCCCACGAGGTCGGACCTGTCGATGGCGCCCCCGGGACACGAGTGCTTCTACGCCCTCGCACCGGTGCCCAATCTCAAGCTCTACGACGATTGGCAATCCCGGGCCGACCGGTACCACGACCTGGTGCTCGAGCGCATCGAGAGCCACCTCGCCCCCGGACTGCGACAGAACCTGGTCACCAAGTTTGCCGTGACGCCCCAATATTTCGAGAGCGAGCTCGAATCACCGGCCGGCGCTGGCTTCAGCGTGCAGCCCGTGCTCTCGCAGTCGGCCTACCTGCGCTTCCACAACCGCTGCCCGCACTACCGCAACATGTACCTCGCGGGCGCAGGGACCCATCCCGGAGCCGGAATCCCCGGAACGCTCTGCACCGCCAAGACCGCGATGCGATGCATGGTCCGCGACAACGCCGTCCCATCGGAGGCCCTCGGATGA
- a CDS encoding lycopene cyclase family protein, with amino-acid sequence MSALQPGSRIAIAGGGCAGCSLACEILARCPGVHVSVFEPAASLGSRRTWCFWDVRPHRFADAIHTRWNRVLVRSARIDVEVDASSYPYSCIRAEDFFRVAREAMSSESCTIRLGTSVEAISERDDGVELSLRTGDGASTERFSHVFDGRPPAQPSHPSNEPMLLQHFGGIEIDTSSTPVDPSVATLMDFGVSQHHGAHFMYVLPFRADRVLVESTFLTTGIPEGIDYESNAADYATSVLGVDPTRIVYRESGVLPMTLRPLGPASTPRIWAIGTRAGIGRASSGYAFDAIQHDARRIVDALRSNAPRPRPPRPRVLGALDRVLLSLLDAQNDAAPDLFSRLFRDAPTDGLIRFLGDVPRPLDYLAVMWAMPKAQVIRHVLAHPSAWPRLVG; translated from the coding sequence ATGAGCGCACTCCAGCCCGGCAGCCGCATCGCCATCGCCGGCGGAGGTTGCGCGGGCTGCTCCCTCGCGTGCGAGATCCTCGCCCGATGCCCGGGCGTGCACGTCTCGGTCTTCGAGCCTGCGGCCAGCCTCGGGTCCCGCCGGACATGGTGCTTCTGGGACGTGCGGCCCCACCGCTTCGCCGACGCGATCCACACGCGGTGGAATCGTGTGCTCGTCCGCTCAGCGCGCATCGACGTCGAAGTCGACGCCTCGTCCTATCCCTATTCGTGCATCCGGGCGGAAGATTTCTTCCGAGTCGCTCGAGAAGCGATGTCTTCCGAATCATGCACGATCAGGCTCGGAACTTCCGTCGAGGCGATCTCCGAGCGAGACGATGGCGTCGAGCTCTCGCTCCGCACCGGCGATGGGGCGTCGACGGAGCGATTCTCGCACGTGTTCGATGGCCGTCCGCCCGCCCAGCCGTCGCACCCGTCGAACGAACCCATGCTCCTGCAGCACTTCGGCGGCATCGAGATCGACACCTCATCTACTCCCGTCGATCCCAGCGTTGCGACGCTCATGGACTTTGGCGTCTCGCAGCATCACGGCGCTCACTTCATGTACGTCCTGCCGTTCCGTGCCGACCGGGTCCTCGTCGAGTCGACGTTCCTGACGACCGGCATCCCCGAAGGGATCGACTACGAGTCGAACGCCGCGGACTATGCCACGAGCGTGCTGGGCGTCGACCCCACCCGCATCGTCTACCGCGAGTCGGGCGTCCTGCCCATGACCTTGCGACCGCTCGGGCCGGCGTCGACGCCCAGGATCTGGGCGATCGGCACACGCGCCGGCATCGGTCGTGCCAGCAGCGGGTATGCGTTCGATGCCATCCAGCACGACGCTCGCAGGATCGTGGACGCCCTTCGTTCGAACGCACCGAGGCCTCGTCCACCCCGCCCGCGGGTCTTGGGTGCGCTCGACCGCGTTCTGCTGTCCCTGCTCGACGCCCAGAATGACGCGGCCCCCGACCTGTTCTCGCGGCTCTTCCGTGACGCCCCAACGGACGGACTCATCAGATTCCTCGGCGATGTGCCGCGACCGCTCGACTACCTCGCCGTAATGTGGGCTATGCCAAAGGCACAGGTCATCCGCCACGTGCTCGCACACCCGTCGGCTTGGCCACGGTTGGTCGGATGA
- a CDS encoding Brp/Blh family beta-carotene 15,15'-dioxygenase yields MIASTEAPAPIDGRSVLAMYTWAISVATLVAGALVLAFGSPPPLTSAIIMVVAVALIGLPHGAYDLEVARRIFAHRLGNAWWLLFGIAYLALAVLGLGLWLVLPWVGLTLLLVGGAIHWGLDDLECEHTSRRTRTWLALSRGAIPVASPMAFHSEAVSTIFSAILGAQEVDASLVRVAGVVWLVLACPGILASVLWVSHAAPAARLRVLVEPLVLIAWFAVAPPILAFTMYFCFWHSVRHSLRSAMAAAPGASVRAAITRYLRASALPTVLTWALAAAAVLIWSGLGDAVQLSWSIVFIGLFALTIPHVTLEWFESRARPAGA; encoded by the coding sequence ATGATCGCCTCGACCGAGGCGCCGGCTCCGATCGACGGCCGTTCCGTGTTGGCGATGTACACGTGGGCCATCAGCGTCGCCACGCTGGTCGCGGGCGCCCTCGTTCTCGCCTTTGGTTCGCCACCGCCGCTGACATCCGCGATCATCATGGTGGTTGCGGTCGCACTCATCGGTCTGCCGCACGGCGCGTACGACCTCGAAGTCGCCCGGCGCATCTTCGCCCATCGCCTCGGCAACGCCTGGTGGCTGCTCTTCGGCATCGCGTACCTGGCGTTGGCGGTGCTGGGCCTGGGGTTGTGGTTGGTGTTGCCTTGGGTCGGCCTGACCTTGCTGCTCGTGGGCGGTGCGATCCACTGGGGGCTCGATGATCTCGAGTGCGAACATACCAGCCGACGCACGAGGACGTGGCTCGCCCTGAGCCGGGGAGCCATCCCGGTCGCGAGTCCGATGGCTTTCCACAGTGAAGCGGTGTCCACGATTTTCTCCGCGATCCTCGGGGCCCAAGAAGTCGATGCGTCGCTCGTTCGCGTGGCGGGGGTCGTCTGGCTCGTTCTCGCGTGCCCTGGCATCCTCGCCTCGGTGCTGTGGGTGAGCCACGCAGCGCCCGCCGCAAGGCTGCGAGTCCTGGTCGAACCCCTCGTGCTCATCGCGTGGTTCGCCGTCGCCCCGCCGATCCTTGCCTTCACGATGTACTTCTGCTTCTGGCACTCGGTGCGACACTCGCTCCGCTCGGCCATGGCAGCCGCTCCGGGCGCGTCGGTGCGTGCTGCGATCACACGGTACCTGAGGGCCTCGGCGTTGCCGACCGTGCTCACGTGGGCCCTCGCCGCTGCGGCCGTCCTGATCTGGTCCGGGCTTGGGGATGCCGTGCAGTTGAGCTGGAGCATCGTGTTCATCGGGCTGTTCGCGTTGACCATCCCGCACGTCACGCTGGAGTGGTTCGAGAGCCGAGCTCGACCCGCAGGAGCATGA
- the sat gene encoding sulfate adenylyltransferase, whose product MPATMAPKSATKSLIEPHGGTLVNQVADGARRDELVAEAKGLARVDLSAKQSCDVEMIGTGAFSPLTGFMGSADVRGVIEDMRLESGVRWPIPITLSVDGSKAPKQGERVALYAPNGELQAVMTVKEVFAHDREAEATIFFNEPGDDDGQHPGAEAVKKEGDTCLAGPIEVVTVCVDPDGPEAFLDKRLTPAQTREAFEGKGWSTVSAFQTRNPIHRAHEYLCKCAQEITDGLLIHPLVGETKPGDIPADVRMDCYEVLVDNYFNTDRTMVTVMPAAMRYAGPREAILHAIVRQNYGCSHFIVGRDHAGVGNYYGTYDAQTLVDQVTTGAVGDLKITPLKFEHAAWSHKAQGMVSGKTFPKIEGDQVFLSGTKVREMLAKGERPPGEFTRPEVADVLIKWATS is encoded by the coding sequence ATGCCCGCGACGATGGCACCGAAGTCGGCCACCAAGTCCCTGATCGAGCCCCATGGCGGCACCCTGGTGAACCAGGTGGCCGACGGCGCTCGCCGCGACGAGCTGGTCGCCGAGGCCAAGGGCCTGGCCCGCGTCGACCTCTCGGCGAAGCAGTCGTGCGACGTCGAGATGATCGGGACGGGCGCCTTCAGCCCGCTCACGGGCTTCATGGGCTCGGCCGACGTCCGCGGCGTCATCGAGGACATGCGGCTCGAGAGCGGCGTGCGGTGGCCTATTCCGATCACGCTGAGCGTTGACGGCAGCAAGGCCCCGAAACAGGGCGAGCGCGTTGCGCTCTATGCGCCCAACGGCGAGCTGCAGGCCGTCATGACCGTTAAGGAGGTCTTCGCCCACGACCGCGAGGCCGAGGCGACGATCTTCTTCAACGAGCCGGGCGACGACGACGGGCAGCACCCCGGCGCCGAGGCGGTGAAGAAGGAAGGCGATACGTGCCTGGCCGGCCCGATCGAGGTGGTCACGGTGTGCGTGGACCCCGACGGCCCCGAGGCGTTCCTCGACAAGCGGCTGACGCCCGCGCAGACGCGCGAGGCCTTCGAGGGCAAGGGCTGGAGCACGGTCAGCGCCTTCCAGACTCGCAACCCCATCCACCGCGCCCACGAGTACCTGTGCAAGTGCGCCCAGGAGATCACCGACGGCCTGCTGATCCACCCGCTGGTGGGCGAGACCAAGCCCGGCGACATCCCCGCCGACGTCCGCATGGACTGCTACGAGGTGCTCGTCGACAACTACTTCAACACCGATCGCACGATGGTGACCGTGATGCCCGCGGCGATGCGGTACGCCGGCCCGCGCGAGGCCATCCTGCACGCGATCGTCCGCCAGAACTACGGGTGCTCGCACTTCATCGTCGGCCGCGACCACGCCGGCGTGGGCAACTACTACGGCACGTACGACGCGCAGACGCTCGTCGACCAGGTGACGACCGGTGCGGTCGGCGACCTCAAGATCACGCCGCTGAAGTTCGAGCACGCCGCGTGGAGCCACAAGGCCCAGGGCATGGTCAGCGGCAAGACGTTCCCCAAGATCGAGGGCGACCAGGTGTTCCTGAGCGGCACCAAGGTCCGCGAGATGCTGGCCAAGGGCGAGCGCCCCCCCGGCGAGTTCACGCGGCCGGAGGTTGCTGATGTGCTGATCAAGTGGGCGACGAGCTGA
- a CDS encoding bacteriorhodopsin-like: MPDLSSFEFNVVYNLLSLTVATMGAATLFFFFAPRVNKKYKAAMVITGLVTAIACYHYFQIRISFGNAFALNDAGVYAATGKPFNDFYRYADWLLTVPLLMVELIAVMALTKAETAKYLRILIPAVLLMIVLGYPGENAISTGGSAAAIWGWFIASMIPFCIILAVLFTQLSAAIEKQPAEARGLINLARIVVLITWSFYPIAYVIGALGSGGESGMSTTAVVGLQVGYTIADITAKAGFGVVIYMIARKKSEIEGLDEEARATAVVPA; encoded by the coding sequence GTGCCAGATCTGAGTTCATTCGAGTTCAACGTGGTGTACAACCTGCTGTCGCTGACGGTCGCGACGATGGGTGCCGCCACGCTGTTCTTCTTCTTCGCTCCCAGGGTGAACAAGAAGTACAAGGCCGCCATGGTCATTACCGGCCTCGTGACGGCCATCGCCTGTTATCACTACTTCCAGATCCGCATCTCGTTCGGCAACGCGTTCGCGCTGAATGACGCGGGCGTGTACGCCGCCACCGGGAAGCCGTTCAACGACTTCTACCGCTACGCGGACTGGCTGCTGACCGTGCCGCTGCTGATGGTTGAGCTCATCGCCGTGATGGCGCTGACCAAGGCCGAGACGGCCAAGTACCTCCGGATCCTGATCCCGGCGGTGCTCCTCATGATCGTGCTGGGCTACCCGGGAGAGAACGCCATCTCGACCGGTGGTAGCGCCGCCGCCATCTGGGGCTGGTTCATCGCCAGCATGATCCCCTTCTGCATCATCCTCGCCGTCCTCTTCACCCAGCTCAGCGCGGCCATCGAGAAGCAGCCCGCCGAAGCGCGCGGCCTGATCAACCTGGCCCGCATCGTGGTGCTCATCACCTGGTCGTTCTACCCGATCGCCTACGTCATCGGTGCCTTGGGCTCGGGCGGTGAGTCCGGCATGAGCACGACCGCCGTCGTCGGCCTCCAGGTCGGCTACACCATCGCCGACATCACGGCCAAGGCCGGCTTCGGTGTCGTCATCTACATGATCGCTCGCAAGAAGAGCGAGATCGAAGGCCTCGACGAGGAGGCCCGGGCAACGGCCGTCGTGCCCGCGTAA